The nucleotide window cacaattaattaaacttagtgaattcactttggattaacttaagtTGGTCAACAGTTCAATTTGTAaccttaaattggttcaacaatcaTTTCTTTAGTGTGTCAGTACTGCTGTACACTAAAAAACCCCGATCCCTGCTATGAATTACAAAACAAGAGTAATTAATGCTCCACGTAAGATTTTTAAAGGGCCTATGCTAAAGTCTGTAACTATACCACAGAGCAACAAAGCACGACTTTTCGATTAGACAGGGCTTTGGTGTCTTGTAGCATTTCAGAAAAGAAACACAAATAgattgatttgtgaaaagtgaaccgcatgTTTTCAGTGTTTACTATCTGCtaataaattattttcgttTCTGAAAGCACCAGAACACATCtgattgaaaatgtttggtggagaaccaggaagtgagcagacCAGTTCAGGACATCCGCTTTATTTTCCACAGTGTGAAGGAGTTGAGGGGTCGTGGCGGAGGACAAGAATGCAAAAGCACAACACCTTCCAAATGCAATGGCGTTGGGAAGAATCTCCCAAAGAATACAAAGATAACGACACCCAGAGCGTTTCTTGCCGCCGTTTCGCCCACCCTGAGGAAACTCGGGGGCTATCCCGTCGACTCGTCCACGCCGATCAGAGATGGGGAGGAAAGAGCTGCAAGAGGCAAGCATGGCGTCAGACTCGACGACGCGAGGGGCTCCCAGATAATGGGCGACAAAGAAAATGGGAGCGCCAACATGTGTAAGGAAGGAAGCCGAAATGAGAACGTGGAAGAGTCAGTAGAAGAAAGTGGCGAAGACACAACAGTGGACAAGCAGATGCAGCAGCACCTGCAACATTATCACCGGCAGCTGCAGATGTTCAAGCCCTTCTCCGTCTCGCCGCCTTCTTACAACCAACGATCCCTCTGCTCCTCCGCATCGTCCACCGCCCGTTCCGGTTCGAAAAGCAAGCCAGCCGTGTACGACAGTGGGGTCGGAAGTAGTGATTCGTTCGGGGGAGACGCGCCGCAGAGGGCGGAGATGAGGTGGCTGGCGAATGTACAAGAGGCTGACCCCACGCTAGATGAAGGCGTTGTGTCCTTCAGCGATGGAGAGAACGGACAGGACTCGCTGGAAATGGACCCATCGCTCGACGGGCTGTGGACGGAATGTTTACTGTCAGTCCACAGCACACTCTGCGGCTCCCCTCCGGTTGAACCGCTACGTCAGGAAGCACAATCTGTCCATCCATTCTTAGCCATCCAGAAAGGGAAAATGCAACCTACACTGTTAAAAAATCCTACTCAGGTATACAAACAACCAGAGGATAAAGCAAAAACATCAAAGGATGATGCCTCAAGCATCTCCCAACCTAATGCTGCCACGGCCTTACTGGTTCAGGGAGATTGGATCAATAGCCATCTGTGTCCACttgggagagaaaaagagaCACTGACACATGCAAAGAATAAAGACAGGCAATTCAACTTCCAGTcttccacttctgacaccaaattGGCCAAAAAGTACACAAAGGAGCTCACTCATGCAAAGGATGAAGATGCTGGCCGATGTCTCCCAAAGGACTTCCAGTCTCCCACTTCTGCCAGTAAACTGGCCAAAAAGTGCACAAACGAGCGGCTCATACATGCAAAAATTAAAGATGACAACATTTACCTCAGATCAACTACTGCTGACGCCAATTTGATGAGTAAGTGCAAACGGGACCATCTCACACATGCAAAGGATAACGCCGAGATCTGCCTCCCAATGGAGCTCCAGTctcccacttctgacacaaaATCGGACAATAAGCACACAATGAAGGGGCAACTCACGCATGCAACGTCTAAACATCGAGAATTTTACCCCCGTTCTCCCACTTCTAACACCAAATTGACCAATGAGTGCATAACAAAGGATCATTTCATGCATGCAAAGGATGAATACATAGACCCCCGTGTCCCAAAAGACCTCTGGTTCCCATTTTCTGACACCAAATTGGCCAACAATTACAATTTAGAGCATCTCATGCATGGAAAGGAGGACGCACACCTGTGCCTACCAGACGACCTCTGGTCGGCCGCTTCTGACGTAGCTAATTTTACAGAGCTAACTCGCTCATGTGCACCAAAGAACGCCATGTCACCCTCTTTGAATAAAAATGACACCACCACACCAAATCTTCGGACCAGTCGGGCCACACCAGGACCAGAACACCCATGCAAATCTTGTAAACTCCAAATGGATGATCCTGTAGAGTTGCAGTGTAAGGAAAGACCCTGCAACCAGGAGTTTTCCTTAACAATGGATCATGCCAAGTAAGTAACGGCAAATATTTCATTGCACATAGAAAGTTGGCTAATAGTGATAACACTTGCTAATGTTCAGTTGCATTGCTTTGACATTATCTAAGATAGGACGCAGTCTTCTGCCAAGGTGAACCGAAaacaactgtttttgttttggttcaaCCACATTGAGCCTCCAATCTACTGTCTTTCATGCCAAATTGGCCAATAAGTACAAAGAAAAGCGGCCATTTTTGAAGACACAAACTTGTTATGCTTCAGTAGGacttaaaagaaaatacaaataatcatgatttaaaaaaaaaaaaaaacaggtctcAAAGTGATGTATAAGTAACTAACTgcctatttttgtgtaaatcacTGTACAacattcctaaattattttcaAGATGGCATGTCATCCAAGCCCACTGGGAGAAACTGAGGAAGATGGAGCCATTACTGCATGAGGAGCAGACACTTCTTTGCAAGCAACCTCACATGGTCAGAAGAGTTGAAAATTCTGCTGTTTACTGTATTCTAAATCTATGTAATGTAATTCTACTCTGGTGGACttcctgcttttttttaaataggcttTTATGGACTATGTGGACAGGCTGGAGGATATCCTGGATCGCAATGCTCAGTGTCTGCGCAGCATGAGAACCAAGCTTCGCTTATATCGTATGACCAGCCCCTTTTCTGAGCCCGAGCACAAACAAGGGTCACAAGCTTGTTAACCAGTGGCTTGAATAAAGCAGGGTCATAAGTGAGTGTTTACATTTGTCACTCAGGAATAAAActcacatgttttgttttgtttttttaaattaaccatGTTATAGCTGGAAAACCTCTTCCATATTATGTTTGATTTTATGTCTAGTTTTATTCAAATTAATAAAATCGATGTACGATTTAAATCCATGATTGTGGTTTTTGTTTCTACCTCAGGAATAAGTTGTAGCCatcaaaactagagctgcgagcaactGTGACGGGCCCTCACAACCTCGGTGTTGGCACATAAGACAATAACCCTTCGATATGAAGTATCATGAGTATTCGTCAAGGTGTACAGTACACCCTCAAAAACAGAATCATTTTACAACCAAGCATCTTTCGATGAAACAAGTTTAAAGACAATCTGAGAAGTTCTcgaggagttcattaaaatatgaCTTCCATAAATGGCTAGAAATTGTGCTAAACGCCATAGTAAATTCAAagtggcagacttccttttaggCTTAGCAAATAGCTCCAAAAGAGTTGTAGTTTTTTTGGCAGTTACATAAACATAAGCCTCACAATTTTCCTAGATCTAGGTTAAATGTACAACTTTGGGTGCTTTGTTGAAAAATGTATGAGagctatttttttaagaaatcacACAATAATCCtctaaaatataaatgtttttgccaagcctggtgtgtgtgcaaagttttatgaAGTTTCACCCAGGTTTATACCCTCACAAATAGCCTTATTCTTTGCAAACAGCGTGCGGCTAAAAAAGATTTAAACTACTTTACTACTTTTTACTGCTACTTTGAAAGAGACAACTAAACAAAGGTCCTATAACACTACAGCTTATATTATCAATCACTTCAAATGTTTTAATAATTATGGGCATAACGCATCCAAGAGTACGTTTATCTTGAATCagctcattaaaaaacaaccccacaCCATAATCCTTCTGCCACCAACGTTACCTGTGGCGctgtcctttttcttttctttctttctttctttcttttttgaatttttatttttttcattattattattattattattattattattattattattattattattattattattattattatttatattattattattttactcaaACGTGACgtgtacatttgttttgttttcgtcaGAAGCTGTCAGTTCCGTGTTAACTTGCACTATTGTCAATAAAGCAatctaagggggaaaaaaacggaaGAGCTTTTCACAACTGCGAACAACGGCGCGGTGGGTCACGTGACTTCTGCTGCTGCTTGGCTGAGCGAAGCGTGTTAGCAGGTAAGGAAAAAGACTTCGAGATAagacgattttttttaatataataatgtttagcGCTTCGGGCATTACTTTGAGGGAAGCGAACGTGATCGAAGAGCTCTTGTGTTATCTGTCCTTTTCGCGTAGATAAAACGCAAACCAAGCCTATCTTGTATTCTGACTGAACAGGCCGTTCGCATGCCTGACTAGTTTGGGGGCATTCTCACGAAAAGTGTTATCTGATGTTGTTATTGTCAACACATCTCTAACTTGTGCCGTTCACATTCCCTTTATGAGGTGTTTCAACCATGTTTACGAAGTGGAAAGGATTGTCTTTGGTCACGCTTGTTAGCTCGCCACTTGCGTTAGCTTCCACTGACTCCAGTCTCGCGGCGTTGACAATAAGGCGAGTTCTTGACGCACTTGTCTCAAAaaggttattttgttgttaaatTCCCTTCCAAAAGTGATTAGTTGGAGCAAATTACGATTCTTATCGACGAAAGTGTGGATTTTACCGACACTCTGCCGTTTAAGATCGAGCGGGGTACCGTGTGAGAGTTGCACACGCGAAACAAAGACGGAGTGGCagctaaatgctaagctaagctaatgtgGGCATTAGCTCCACTGCGGCTCCAATTTGTTGATAAAAGAACTCCTTTGCATACATAGCTgaaattgatataaaaaaacgTTAACATGATACTGTATCTAACTATGTCTCGTAAAGTAATTTTCGCTTGTTTTAATGTCGAATGTATACTGCCAGGCTACCATTTGGTCAACTTCATGCGCGTTACGTCGCTGCTAATACACGTggaattaaaatttaatttatggatttatttttattatgtaagTGCTTAGTTGCTGGTCtgtggtcgtgtttttgtgtgGGTGAGAGTGTGGAGGAGGTGTTTGGAAGATGACACCTCGTCTGTCCCCTCTGGAGTTCTATATTTAACCCTAAGAGGTTGGTGGGTGACAGATGGGAGTTATACACTTACATGGTATACTCCAACCCACCACTCCCCTTGCATATTTACTTTTAGGGGCCATGATATGTAAAATCGACTCTAGTGTTAGCATGTGTATATACAGTGACCCATGGGTGCAGTTATCATGGGTGCTCCAGATCCACATACAATGGGTGAAAATAAGTTTTTCCTTTCTCGCACGCTTGAAGCAGCCGCAaatatattaaacatgagttttgAGGTTTTCGTTGGTGTCAGTGCTCACTTTATTGCTCCAACCGTTCTCCAAGTAGCACGTAAAATGTGGCAAGAAtttccaaaaaatgtcaaaatcctGGGTCTGATTGGAATGGCCATTCATCCTGCCTACAATGCACCaacaattttgaaaatcaaATCGAGCTAAACTTCGGGCTACTGGTTGACGTTTTGTGTAATACTACtgatacataaaacaaaaatgagttaatttaattgtaatgatgtactgtacttttggcttgtcattatttttaatctcATTCCTGTGGTTTCCAGGAGGCTGATGAGTTTTACTTACTCTCTTTCTGTTTCCagattttttctattttgtacatacattgttttgtatatactgtatatgatgaCTTCTTTGGTCAGCAATCAAACCCGGGGGACTCGGGACAGAACGCTGCCCACGACGACCACCACCACACAAACCACACAGCCACAGAAACACATACAGGTGAGTGGTTGCTGTATGCATTTTAGGAAGATGGGAAGTCGTTAGtttgacttggaaaaaaatccaaatgcaGCATTACCTTGACTCACAAATTTGATTAGTTCCATGACCAAGCTTGTAACACCATTACTCGTATGTCAAATATGATCGAAATACCGTTAATCCGTTCAAGCCTCCCCAAAAACACAGTGTTACGTTTTTAAGAAAAGTAGCActttattgtataaaaacaaaaaaatatatatcaaagGTAAATGTGAGGAAGGGTTTTAAGTGTAATTACTGTATGTACTGTAGTGTTAGTGAATATTCATTTGGTCTGGCGTACATCCATTATATTTAACTTAAAATGGCTCAGTTCCTctgttttcatcctcaacagtAAATATGCTGTTATTTCTATAGTCCTTCTGGAAAGCAAACTATCTTTATCctttgtttaatcaaaatatgcCTTTGCAAGTATCTTTTACTTTAGAAaacattcatctttttttcctgaaatattaaCAGTAACTGTGTCATaataaacttagaaaaaaaaaaaggatttgtaGCTGTAGTGAGAAATGATTCAGAGAAGCaacgattaatcgacaactaatcaATTTAATGGATTTAAATTTTTTCTTTATATAATTGattaatcgttttttttttttttatttgaacttgTCCAAATGCTTgaaatgtaccgtatttttcggttTATACGttgctccggattataaatcgcaccagccaaaaaatgcataattaagaaggaaaaaacatatataagtcacactggagtataagtcgcatttttgtgGGAGATTTATTTGATAAATACGGTAATCTTTTCGGTTGTCTGTTTTCTGTATTCCTCTATTAAAGCGAACTCATTATCTTTATGATGaattaggggtgggcgatatgacgatattagattattaagaactttaatgtgttgacgatctcataaagctgacagatcggcaagatcgtctgtggcacattctatacagttcaacttagcgggctcaagcttggtttatgtATGATGCATacgtgttgtctttttttttttttttttttccctccctccacTTAtttactcactcacacaaacacgaggCCGAGGATGAGACGGACGCTCGTGGGAGCTCCAACCGCCCGGTCGCGGGGAGGCGGTTGGGCCGTTCGGCTCGCTTTGCGCTTTTGGCTCATGGAACTCCATATTTTGGATTGTTTGATGCGAATGCTTCCACTCTTTTCTTCATATTTTGTGTCATCTTATGTATTGGAATATTTAGTTGAGTTGATATTGTGCATTGGTGCTTGTTTGCCATTTCTTACTAAAGACTTTGTGTGTACCAGGCAACAGCAGAACAGATCCGTTTGGCCCAGATGATCTATGACAAAAATGACGCAGTCTTTGAGGACAAAGTCAAACAGGTGTTGTCTCTGTTGGTTGTTTGGTTTATTGCATGGAGTGTTATTGATGACGCCACGTACTTTACACATGCACAGCTGATTGAGGTCACTGGCAAGACTCAAGACGAGTGCATGGTTGCCCTTCATGACTGCAACGAGGATGTCAACAGAGCCATCAATTTCCTACTGGAGAGCACCTCTGACACAGTGAGAGCCATATCGTGTTGTTCAGTTGTCGTCTGTCTACTTGTTTGGCTAACACattgctggattttttttttttttttttttgtgtgtgtgtgtgtgtgtgtgtgatcagAACTCCTGGGAGACTGTTGGGAAGAAGCGTAGCCTTGGGAAAGAGGGAGGTGCCTCAGAGGTAAAGGAGAGCCGCGAGAAGAAGGGAGGCGAACGAGAAGGTAGTCGCGGGCGAGGGGGGGCCAACAGGAGAGGCCGTGGAATCAGCAGAGGCCGCGAAGGTAAAAAGCCAACAATGTaatcaaacattattttaatgAAAGCTGGCGAGTTTGTCTTCAAGCTTGAatttatttaaactttaaaGTGTGGAGGAGGGGAAATGGTACTAAGTGTTAATAGATGCCAGTGTTCACACAGACCAGCAAGTTAACTGTTTGGGACATCTGCTGTTACCCAAAATGGtggttaaaatgtttaaaaaacaaaacaaaaaaaaacttataactGAGATATTTACACATGGAtgctttttttccacacaaacaGCGGTACtcagcacatttattttttattttatttttttaaatggggcaTGGGGGGTTCTGAGCTAAGCCCTTCAAAGATCTGTTCTGAACCAAACAGT belongs to Festucalex cinctus isolate MCC-2025b chromosome 5, RoL_Fcin_1.0, whole genome shotgun sequence and includes:
- the LOC144018415 gene encoding uncharacterized protein LOC144018415 isoform X2, encoding MGIRHAVHLVTITTEDLPLLEIHTAEDKSRLFKLVHLVNTLEREGVRLKEGADDQDTSHKRAAQHSTHRAKPDITKRLAMYNTYSTLPPQRNAAAHHHIHQHPRTKAAAKRCTDKANHPMPVYEAKRKPGYNYGLPLQPVSAKKKSHGPRIIVCVRKRPLTQAERRKGEEDVVITPSAECVIVEEGKEALDLTQYILQHPFYFDQVFGDYHSNEEVYKKTAYPLVQHMLDGGKATCFAFGQTGAGKTHTMMGSTAGEAGLYALAAQDIFAHLLATRSPLQVYVSFCEIYCRQVYDLLNNRTRLFVREDGNNVVHITGICDVRVESVNSLMKVISQGLAVRAQRVSGVNPLSSRSHALLQIQLRSPHQEIIGRMWFIDLAGSERASDTTVTDWQTRMEGAEINQSLLALKECIRSLDQEQRHTPFRQSKLTQVLKDSFVGNSMTCMIANISPGSVATEHTLNTLRYADRVKELRGRGGGQECKSTTPSKCNGVGKNLPKNTKITTPRAFLAAVSPTLRKLGGYPVDSSTPIRDGEERAARGKHGVRLDDARGSQIMGDKENGSANMCKEGSRNENVEESVEESGEDTTVDKQMQQHLQHYHRQLQMFKPFSVSPPSYNQRSLCSSASSTARSGSKSKPAVYDSGVGSSDSFGGDAPQRAEMRWLANVQEADPTLDEGVVSFSDGENGQDSLEMDPSLDGLWTECLLSVHSTLCGSPPVEPLRQEAQSVHPFLAIQKGKMQPTLLKNPTQVYKQPEDKAKTSKDDASSISQPNAATALLVQGDWINSHLCPLGREKETLTHAKNKDRQFNFQSSTSDTKLAKKYTKELTHAKDEDAGRCLPKDFQSPTSASKLAKKCTNERLIHAKIKDDNIYLRSTTADANLMSKCKRDHLTHAKDNAEICLPMELQSPTSDTKSDNKHTMKGQLTHATSKHREFYPRSPTSNTKLTNECITKDHFMHAKDEYIDPRVPKDLWFPFSDTKLANNYNLEHLMHGKEDAHLCLPDDLWSAASDVANFTELTRSCAPKNAMSPSLNKNDTTTPNLRTSRATPGPEHPCKSCKLQMDDPVELQCKERPCNQEFSLTMDHAKWHVIQAHWEKLRKMEPLLHEEQTLLCKQPHMAFMDYVDRLEDILDRNAQCLRSMRTKLRLYRMTSPFSEPEHKQGSQAC
- the LOC144018415 gene encoding uncharacterized protein LOC144018415 isoform X1 — translated: MEDRPIMTLSLFECLKMVGLQHFHDRFTSMGIRHAVHLVTITTEDLPLLEIHTAEDKSRLFKLVHLVNTLEREGVRLKEGADDQDTSHKRAAQHSTHRAKPDITKRLAMYNTYSTLPPQRNAAAHHHIHQHPRTKAAAKRCTDKANHPMPVYEAKRKPGYNYGLPLQPVSAKKKSHGPRIIVCVRKRPLTQAERRKGEEDVVITPSAECVIVEEGKEALDLTQYILQHPFYFDQVFGDYHSNEEVYKKTAYPLVQHMLDGGKATCFAFGQTGAGKTHTMMGSTAGEAGLYALAAQDIFAHLLATRSPLQVYVSFCEIYCRQVYDLLNNRTRLFVREDGNNVVHITGICDVRVESVNSLMKVISQGLAVRAQRVSGVNPLSSRSHALLQIQLRSPHQEIIGRMWFIDLAGSERASDTTVTDWQTRMEGAEINQSLLALKECIRSLDQEQRHTPFRQSKLTQVLKDSFVGNSMTCMIANISPGSVATEHTLNTLRYADRVKELRGRGGGQECKSTTPSKCNGVGKNLPKNTKITTPRAFLAAVSPTLRKLGGYPVDSSTPIRDGEERAARGKHGVRLDDARGSQIMGDKENGSANMCKEGSRNENVEESVEESGEDTTVDKQMQQHLQHYHRQLQMFKPFSVSPPSYNQRSLCSSASSTARSGSKSKPAVYDSGVGSSDSFGGDAPQRAEMRWLANVQEADPTLDEGVVSFSDGENGQDSLEMDPSLDGLWTECLLSVHSTLCGSPPVEPLRQEAQSVHPFLAIQKGKMQPTLLKNPTQVYKQPEDKAKTSKDDASSISQPNAATALLVQGDWINSHLCPLGREKETLTHAKNKDRQFNFQSSTSDTKLAKKYTKELTHAKDEDAGRCLPKDFQSPTSASKLAKKCTNERLIHAKIKDDNIYLRSTTADANLMSKCKRDHLTHAKDNAEICLPMELQSPTSDTKSDNKHTMKGQLTHATSKHREFYPRSPTSNTKLTNECITKDHFMHAKDEYIDPRVPKDLWFPFSDTKLANNYNLEHLMHGKEDAHLCLPDDLWSAASDVANFTELTRSCAPKNAMSPSLNKNDTTTPNLRTSRATPGPEHPCKSCKLQMDDPVELQCKERPCNQEFSLTMDHAKWHVIQAHWEKLRKMEPLLHEEQTLLCKQPHMAFMDYVDRLEDILDRNAQCLRSMRTKLRLYRMTSPFSEPEHKQGSQAC